In one Achromobacter spanius genomic region, the following are encoded:
- a CDS encoding PhzF family phenazine biosynthesis protein: MRYRYVTADVFTTQTYCGNPLAVVLDADGLDSAQMQRIAREFNYSETSFVLPPKDRANTAWVRIFTPDREVPFAGHPNVGTAVVLAREMVAAGRPAPEAFVFEEAAGLVRIALRSGAKGVESVELQAPQPLMRASEVSAEALARALKLEPSDIDTSEHAPQVVSVGLIFLVAQLASRDALRRASPDSNGYAALLPLDGAKSIYVYTTDTRGDTIDAPTDIQARMFTGRMTEDPATGSATAAVTALRAALRGRGKLELRVGQGVDMGRASLLLAHAEPRADGVWAGVAGNAVVVMEGSLPAPEQG; this comes from the coding sequence ATGCGCTACCGCTATGTGACGGCCGATGTATTCACCACGCAAACCTATTGCGGCAATCCTCTGGCGGTGGTGCTGGACGCCGACGGGCTGGATAGTGCGCAGATGCAGCGCATTGCCCGCGAATTCAACTACTCCGAAACCAGCTTCGTATTGCCGCCGAAAGACCGCGCCAATACGGCCTGGGTGCGGATATTCACGCCGGATCGCGAGGTGCCGTTCGCCGGGCATCCCAACGTAGGCACCGCGGTGGTGCTGGCGCGCGAAATGGTTGCGGCTGGCCGCCCGGCGCCGGAGGCCTTTGTATTTGAAGAAGCGGCGGGCCTGGTGCGTATCGCCTTGCGCTCGGGCGCGAAGGGAGTGGAAAGCGTGGAGCTGCAAGCGCCGCAGCCGCTGATGCGTGCAAGCGAGGTTTCCGCCGAGGCCCTGGCTCGTGCACTGAAATTGGAGCCGTCCGATATCGACACGTCCGAGCACGCGCCGCAGGTGGTGTCGGTAGGGCTGATCTTCCTGGTGGCGCAGTTGGCCAGTCGCGACGCCTTACGCCGTGCATCGCCGGATTCGAACGGCTACGCGGCGCTGCTGCCGTTGGATGGGGCGAAGTCGATCTACGTCTACACCACCGACACGCGTGGCGATACCATCGACGCCCCAACCGATATTCAGGCGCGGATGTTTACCGGCCGCATGACGGAAGACCCCGCGACGGGCAGCGCCACGGCTGCCGTCACGGCGTTACGCGCCGCCTTGCGCGGGCGCGGGAAGCTGGAATTGCGCGTAGGACAGGGGGTGGACATGGGGCGGGCCAGCCTGTTGCTGGCGCATGCCGAACCCCGCGCCGATGGCGTATGGGCGGGCGTGGCGGGCAATGCGGTGGTGGTGATGGAAGGCTCGTTGCCCGCGCCAGAGCAGGGCTGA
- a CDS encoding GNAT family acetyltransferase produces MTIQTLAIRPYHSADETALIQLWRDCGLTRPWNDPVKDIARKLTVQADLFLVGEIGGAIVATVMGGYDGHRGWVNYLAVSPSYQRRGYATMLMHALERRLHDMGCPKINLLIRSGNLGVQGFYKSLGFQLDEVVSLGKRLIPDI; encoded by the coding sequence ATGACTATTCAAACCTTGGCCATCCGGCCATATCACTCCGCCGATGAGACGGCCCTGATCCAGTTATGGCGCGACTGCGGCCTGACGCGCCCTTGGAACGATCCAGTCAAGGACATCGCGCGCAAGCTCACCGTGCAAGCCGATCTGTTTTTGGTGGGCGAGATTGGCGGCGCCATCGTTGCGACGGTGATGGGCGGCTATGACGGGCATCGCGGCTGGGTGAACTACCTGGCGGTGTCGCCTTCGTATCAACGGCGGGGCTACGCCACGATGCTGATGCACGCCCTTGAACGCCGCTTGCACGATATGGGTTGCCCGAAGATCAACCTGCTGATTCGTTCGGGCAACCTGGGCGTGCAGGGCTTCTACAAAAGCCTGGGCTTTCAACTTGATGAGGTCGTAAGCCTGGGCAAGCGCCTGATTCCGGATATCTGA
- a CDS encoding succinylglutamate desuccinylase/aspartoacylase domain-containing protein — MQTTAFEPDTAPLEVLPRDLSAYREGNTGIPYVHRFESGVPGPHVLINAITHGNEICGMVAATHLLDTGVRPKIGTLTVSFAHVEAYEAFDIDNPYENRQLVHNLNRIWSASMLDGAEDSPELRRARELRPVLDAADFVLDIHSTRAPVQPFWVYNEMDRNTALAAAVGAPAIHLVMPQHKFPGTGVMGYGHHGDPASDSGGALVVECGQHFARSAAELATDVTLRFLAHTGLIDAPQDAAPPPVPQRYRLLEVHMVKSEDFRFTRPVIGFETFDKGELIAINGAEEIRSPCDACTIFMPTRMPIVGREAVYLTVAI, encoded by the coding sequence ATGCAAACCACAGCTTTCGAACCCGACACCGCTCCCCTTGAGGTTCTGCCGCGCGACCTATCGGCATACCGCGAAGGCAACACCGGCATCCCTTATGTCCATCGCTTCGAGTCCGGCGTGCCCGGCCCTCATGTACTGATCAACGCCATCACGCACGGCAACGAAATCTGTGGCATGGTTGCCGCCACCCATTTGCTGGACACGGGAGTGCGGCCCAAGATCGGTACGCTGACCGTCAGCTTTGCCCATGTCGAAGCCTATGAAGCCTTCGACATCGACAACCCCTACGAAAACCGCCAGCTTGTCCACAACTTGAACCGCATCTGGTCCGCGTCCATGCTGGACGGCGCCGAAGACAGCCCCGAACTGCGTCGCGCGCGCGAGTTGCGGCCGGTATTGGACGCGGCCGACTTCGTCCTGGACATCCACTCGACCCGCGCGCCGGTGCAACCCTTCTGGGTTTACAACGAGATGGACCGCAACACAGCATTGGCCGCGGCGGTGGGGGCGCCGGCCATACATCTAGTGATGCCGCAGCACAAGTTTCCCGGCACGGGCGTCATGGGCTATGGCCACCATGGTGACCCGGCGTCTGACAGCGGCGGCGCGCTGGTGGTCGAATGCGGCCAGCACTTCGCGCGTTCGGCGGCCGAACTGGCCACCGACGTCACGCTGCGCTTTCTGGCCCACACCGGCTTGATCGATGCGCCCCAGGACGCCGCGCCCCCGCCCGTTCCGCAGCGTTACCGCCTGCTTGAAGTACACATGGTGAAGTCCGAAGACTTCCGCTTCACCCGCCCCGTCATCGGCTTTGAGACCTTCGACAAAGGCGAGCTGATCGCCATCAACGGCGCCGAAGAAATCCGCTCGCCATGCGACGCCTGCACGATCTTCATGCCCACCCGCATGCCCATCGTGGGCCGCGAAGCGGTTTATCTGACGGTTGCCATCTAA
- a CDS encoding BPSL1445 family SYLF domain-containing lipoprotein: MLDTFPVLRRAGLAAATIGVAGLLFAGCTTTTPPSSATATEKRDSMNSAANATLTKLYEASPQSKELVARAKGVLVFPDVLSGSFIVGAEHGKGVLRVGGSNAGYYSTTAGSIGFQAGAQSKAMVLLFMTDDALTKFRNSSGWTVGADATVAVVNIGANGRIDTNTAQQPIVGFVMNNGGLMAGVSLAGTKISKLDW, from the coding sequence ATGCTTGATACTTTTCCTGTCCTGCGTCGTGCAGGCCTTGCGGCCGCAACGATTGGCGTAGCGGGCCTGCTGTTCGCGGGTTGCACCACTACCACGCCCCCATCCTCCGCCACGGCCACGGAGAAGCGCGACTCGATGAATAGCGCGGCCAACGCAACGCTTACCAAACTCTACGAGGCGTCGCCCCAATCCAAGGAACTGGTGGCGCGTGCCAAGGGCGTACTGGTGTTCCCTGATGTGTTGAGCGGCAGCTTCATTGTGGGCGCCGAGCATGGCAAGGGGGTGTTGCGTGTGGGCGGTTCCAATGCCGGCTACTACAGCACGACGGCCGGTTCTATCGGCTTCCAGGCCGGTGCGCAATCCAAGGCCATGGTGCTGTTGTTCATGACGGATGACGCCTTGACCAAATTCCGCAATAGCAGCGGTTGGACGGTGGGCGCGGACGCCACGGTGGCTGTGGTGAATATCGGCGCAAATGGCCGCATTGACACCAACACCGCGCAGCAGCCGATTGTTGGCTTCGTCATGAATAACGGCGGCCTGATGGCAGGCGTGTCGTTGGCGGGCACCAAGATCTCCAAGCTCGACTGGTAA
- a CDS encoding Lrp/AsnC family transcriptional regulator gives MPEINLDATDIRILNELQRDARLTNVELAARVNLSASPCLARVRRLETDGLIDRRVTLLNARKLGLKVNVFIQISLDKQRKAALDVFEREIAVLPEIMECYLMSGDADYLIRALVPDVDALERLIVEHITRIPGVASIRSSFALKQVLYTTAVPLA, from the coding sequence ATGCCGGAAATCAACCTGGATGCAACCGACATCCGAATCCTGAACGAACTACAACGTGATGCCCGCCTGACCAATGTGGAGCTTGCCGCCCGCGTCAACCTATCGGCCTCACCCTGTCTGGCCCGCGTGCGGCGCCTGGAAACCGATGGCCTGATCGACCGCCGCGTCACCCTGCTGAACGCGCGCAAGCTGGGGTTGAAGGTCAACGTCTTCATCCAGATCTCGCTGGACAAGCAACGCAAGGCGGCACTGGACGTCTTTGAACGTGAAATCGCCGTGCTGCCGGAAATCATGGAGTGCTATCTGATGTCGGGCGACGCCGATTACCTGATCCGCGCGCTGGTGCCCGACGTGGATGCGCTGGAACGCCTGATCGTCGAACACATCACCCGCATCCCGGGCGTTGCCAGCATCCGCTCAAGCTTTGCGTTGAAGCAGGTGCTCTACACCACCGCCGTCCCGCTTGCCTGA
- a CDS encoding DMT family transporter: MSQQSTLRRFLPLAGAVLIWGGNWPVMKMGLAHMSPLWLAASRFGSAALISVVVLAMLGRMRLPTRQEWPLVVGVALLQMGAFTALALWALQYVAPGRASVIAYATSIWVIPLSALILKERLSAGQWLATALSYAGIAVIVAPAFSPWQAHTAIGLIMLLGASFAWACNIIQLRGSRHVRLGADMIPWQTALATLPLTALAWLRDGVPTFLAVPDAWPIILYTGPLATALTFIVVLGMTQKMPPVATSIAMLCVPLIGLLVSSAVFHERISADLALGLSLIAASVAASALAARMNRPLALRPS; the protein is encoded by the coding sequence ATGAGTCAGCAAAGTACGTTGCGCAGGTTTTTGCCCTTGGCGGGCGCGGTCCTGATCTGGGGCGGCAATTGGCCCGTCATGAAGATGGGGCTGGCGCACATGAGCCCGCTTTGGCTGGCGGCCAGCCGTTTCGGATCGGCCGCGCTGATCAGTGTGGTGGTGCTCGCGATGCTGGGACGGATGCGCTTGCCCACGCGGCAGGAGTGGCCGCTGGTGGTGGGCGTGGCGTTGCTGCAAATGGGCGCGTTCACGGCATTGGCGCTGTGGGCGCTGCAATACGTGGCGCCTGGCCGCGCTTCCGTCATTGCTTATGCCACATCGATATGGGTCATCCCGTTGTCGGCATTGATTCTGAAAGAGCGCTTGAGCGCGGGCCAGTGGCTGGCAACGGCGCTCAGTTATGCGGGCATAGCCGTGATCGTGGCGCCCGCGTTCAGCCCGTGGCAGGCGCATACGGCGATCGGCCTGATCATGCTGCTGGGCGCCTCGTTCGCGTGGGCGTGCAACATCATCCAACTGCGCGGCAGCCGCCACGTGCGCTTGGGCGCCGACATGATCCCGTGGCAGACCGCGCTGGCCACGTTGCCGTTAACGGCGCTGGCCTGGCTACGTGACGGCGTGCCCACGTTCCTGGCGGTGCCCGACGCCTGGCCCATTATTCTGTACACCGGCCCGCTGGCTACCGCGCTGACATTTATCGTGGTGCTGGGCATGACGCAAAAGATGCCGCCCGTGGCGACGTCCATTGCCATGCTGTGCGTGCCGCTTATCGGTTTGCTGGTGTCATCCGCGGTCTTTCATGAACGCATCTCGGCAGACCTGGCGCTGGGCCTGTCCTTGATCGCGGCAAGCGTTGCGGCCTCCGCCCTGGCGGCGCGCATGAATCGTCCGCTTGCGCTGCGGCCGTCTTAG
- a CDS encoding sulfite exporter TauE/SafE family protein, whose translation MDSLYVLVVVGAVAAGFVQGLSGFGFGLVAMSFWAWTIDPRLAAAMTVFGGLTGQLLAAFTVRRGFSWSHLLPFVAGGLVGIPVGVMLLPHLDPVIFKVCIGSLLAVWCPMMLFATRLPRITAGGKTADGLVGAVGGIMGGIGGFTGVIPTLWCTLRGFDRNVQRSVIQNFNLSMLVVTMAGYIYTGVVTSDMLPLFAIIVPAMLLPTLLGARLYVGISDVTFRRVVLGLLTLAGVAMLASSVPKLLA comes from the coding sequence ATGGACTCGTTATATGTATTGGTCGTGGTCGGCGCGGTGGCGGCCGGCTTCGTGCAAGGGTTGTCAGGGTTCGGCTTCGGGCTGGTGGCCATGTCATTCTGGGCGTGGACGATAGACCCCCGATTGGCGGCGGCGATGACCGTGTTCGGTGGGCTGACCGGCCAGTTGCTGGCGGCGTTCACCGTGCGCCGAGGGTTTTCGTGGTCGCATCTGCTGCCCTTCGTGGCGGGCGGGCTGGTGGGCATACCCGTTGGCGTGATGCTTTTGCCCCATCTGGATCCGGTGATATTCAAGGTTTGTATCGGCAGCTTGCTCGCGGTCTGGTGTCCGATGATGTTGTTCGCCACACGCTTGCCCCGCATCACAGCGGGCGGCAAGACGGCTGATGGGCTGGTGGGCGCGGTAGGCGGCATCATGGGCGGCATCGGTGGCTTTACAGGCGTGATTCCCACGCTGTGGTGCACCTTGCGCGGCTTTGACCGAAACGTGCAACGTTCGGTGATCCAGAACTTCAACCTGTCGATGCTGGTTGTGACGATGGCGGGCTACATCTATACGGGTGTGGTGACGAGCGACATGTTGCCGCTTTTCGCCATCATCGTGCCCGCGATGCTGTTACCGACGCTACTGGGCGCCCGTCTGTATGTGGGAATCAGCGATGTGACGTTTCGCCGCGTCGTGCTGGGTTTGCTGACGCTGGCGGGCGTGGCGATGCTGGCCTCTTCGGTTCCCAAGCTGTTGGCGTAG
- a CDS encoding AGE family epimerase/isomerase yields the protein MTAAQTTLTLTEHARALRAHFDSVILPLWMGRGFNQTLGLPYESLDGATGEPLAPTRYRAMACARQLYVFAQAPSAEAGLHADRLFNSLCRVFRNEQGGWLYSVDTDARPLDDTQDLYTHAFIVLACAAYFPRSRNADARKLMLSTAATIESRFKTNDGLYHAALSADLLHPLKAPAQNPMMHLTEAYLAAAQVAEPALFAQHLRSLAQGVSQFFVHGPTQCISEALQGSAGNRLEPGHQFEWLSLVHGAAEVFEGLELVESLPRAVRWSREHGVDVGGAGVVASLDEAGAVIDDTRRIWAQTEYLRALAVLGDWPALESGMAGFRARFLHDGGWYECLDGQGAVVRGDMPSTSPYHLATCLAALPNVV from the coding sequence ATGACTGCCGCACAGACCACTCTTACTCTTACGGAACACGCCCGCGCCTTGCGGGCGCATTTTGATTCCGTGATCCTGCCTCTGTGGATGGGGCGGGGCTTCAATCAAACACTGGGTCTGCCCTACGAATCGTTGGATGGCGCGACGGGTGAGCCGTTGGCGCCCACCCGGTATCGTGCGATGGCTTGTGCGCGGCAACTGTATGTGTTTGCCCAGGCGCCAAGCGCTGAAGCCGGCCTGCATGCCGACCGGCTGTTCAATTCGCTATGTCGCGTGTTTCGCAATGAGCAAGGGGGCTGGTTGTACAGCGTGGACACCGATGCGCGCCCCTTGGATGACACGCAAGATCTTTATACGCACGCTTTCATTGTGCTGGCCTGCGCCGCGTACTTTCCGCGCAGCCGCAATGCCGATGCGCGTAAGCTGATGTTGTCGACGGCGGCCACGATCGAGTCGCGATTCAAGACAAATGACGGGCTGTACCACGCGGCGCTAAGCGCGGATCTTCTGCACCCGCTGAAAGCGCCAGCGCAAAATCCCATGATGCATCTGACCGAAGCCTATCTGGCTGCCGCGCAAGTGGCGGAACCCGCGCTGTTTGCACAGCATCTGCGTTCGCTGGCGCAAGGCGTCAGCCAGTTTTTCGTGCATGGGCCCACGCAGTGCATATCGGAGGCCCTGCAGGGCTCGGCCGGCAACCGGCTGGAACCCGGGCATCAGTTCGAATGGTTGTCGCTGGTGCACGGCGCGGCTGAAGTGTTCGAGGGCCTGGAGTTGGTGGAATCCTTGCCCCGCGCCGTGCGGTGGTCTCGCGAGCATGGCGTGGACGTGGGCGGCGCGGGCGTCGTGGCGTCGTTGGATGAGGCGGGCGCGGTCATCGATGACACTCGGCGCATCTGGGCGCAGACCGAATATCTGCGCGCATTGGCAGTGTTGGGCGATTGGCCCGCTCTGGAATCCGGCATGGCCGGTTTCCGCGCCCGTTTCCTGCACGACGGCGGTTGGTACGAGTGCCTGGACGGCCAGGGCGCGGTGGTGCGCGGCGATATGCCGTCAACGTCGCCTTACCATTTGGCAACCTGTCTTGCGGCATTACCAAACGTTGTTTAA
- a CDS encoding LysR substrate-binding domain-containing protein produces MRLHSPSMSELHAFITAARLGSFTLAAQTLCVTQGAISRAISRLEAHFGQPLMHRNAHGLTLTQMGQKLYDGAHGPLQAIEKLSTELRADERRRHLTLSMVPTLASAWLVPHLPDFHRRHPDIQLNFSPYRRNEDFSGATPDASILAGTPEQWPGWQADYVIGREVVVICHPDRLAARQAKGLWDTPQGLLGEPLLYHTNGQDNWVQWFTAAGAPRSAVTLSQGFDQVSILIRAVMADMGIAVLQRCLVRDELQAGRVAAPFPKLPIRLRRGYHLCAPAQRRDHYALDCFRQWLLQTAQADPDVVAADQVR; encoded by the coding sequence ATGCGGCTGCATTCGCCATCCATGTCTGAGTTGCATGCCTTTATCACGGCAGCGCGCTTGGGCAGCTTCACACTGGCCGCCCAGACGCTATGCGTGACGCAGGGTGCCATCAGCCGCGCCATTTCGCGTCTGGAAGCGCATTTCGGCCAGCCGCTGATGCATCGCAATGCGCATGGGTTGACCCTGACCCAGATGGGCCAGAAACTCTACGACGGTGCGCACGGGCCGCTACAAGCCATCGAAAAGCTCAGCACCGAGCTACGCGCCGACGAGCGCCGCCGGCACCTGACGCTATCCATGGTGCCCACGCTGGCCAGCGCCTGGCTGGTACCGCATCTGCCCGACTTCCATCGGCGCCATCCCGACATCCAGCTCAACTTCTCGCCTTATCGCCGCAATGAAGACTTTTCGGGCGCCACGCCGGACGCGAGCATCCTGGCGGGCACGCCCGAGCAATGGCCGGGATGGCAGGCCGACTACGTGATCGGACGCGAAGTGGTGGTGATCTGCCACCCGGACCGCCTGGCCGCGCGCCAGGCCAAAGGGCTATGGGACACGCCGCAGGGCCTGCTGGGTGAGCCGCTGCTTTACCACACCAACGGGCAAGACAACTGGGTGCAATGGTTCACTGCCGCTGGCGCCCCGCGCTCTGCCGTCACGCTGTCACAGGGGTTCGATCAGGTGTCCATCCTGATCCGGGCGGTCATGGCGGACATGGGCATTGCCGTGCTGCAGCGCTGCCTGGTGCGCGATGAGCTTCAGGCCGGCCGCGTGGCCGCGCCTTTTCCCAAGCTGCCGATACGCTTGCGCCGTGGCTATCACTTGTGCGCCCCGGCTCAGCGGCGTGACCATTACGCGCTGGATTGCTTTCGGCAATGGTTACTGCAAACCGCGCAGGCGGACCCCGACGTCGTGGCGGCGGACCAAGTCCGCTGA
- a CDS encoding Bug family tripartite tricarboxylate transporter substrate binding protein: MSCRLLGRSARFALAGVFATLSFAGVVHAADYPSRPIKLVVPFAAGGSTDIVARLVAEYAGRELKQTIVVENKAGAGGSMGMEQVARSTPDGYTLGMATMSTHGSNPAVYRKMNYDPVKDFAPVANVLAVPSILAINPNLPAKNMAEFVAMVKAAPAERYSFASPGVGSLGHVNIENFMMLSGIRLLHVPYRGAGPALNDVMGGQVDAITDNLSSTLPQVKGGKLRALAVLGAERSPLLPDVPTYIELGYPDMGTGGWFGLVAPAGTPTAVIDTLNQAVRAAMKDPEFRKKAEDVGGTLMPTTPQEFQDQIHQALARYAKVAKAANIQAD; encoded by the coding sequence ATGTCTTGCCGCTTGCTTGGCCGATCCGCGCGTTTCGCGCTTGCTGGCGTCTTCGCCACCCTGTCTTTTGCCGGCGTTGTCCACGCCGCCGATTACCCCTCGCGACCCATCAAGCTGGTGGTGCCGTTCGCCGCCGGCGGCTCGACCGACATCGTGGCCCGCCTGGTGGCCGAGTATGCCGGCCGAGAGCTCAAGCAGACCATCGTGGTGGAAAACAAGGCGGGCGCGGGTGGCTCGATGGGTATGGAGCAGGTGGCGCGGTCCACGCCCGACGGCTACACGCTGGGCATGGCCACGATGAGCACGCACGGCTCGAATCCGGCCGTCTATCGCAAGATGAATTACGACCCCGTGAAGGATTTTGCGCCCGTGGCCAATGTGCTGGCGGTGCCCAGCATTCTGGCGATCAACCCGAATCTGCCCGCCAAGAACATGGCTGAATTCGTGGCAATGGTGAAGGCGGCGCCGGCTGAGCGCTACAGCTTCGCCTCGCCGGGCGTGGGCTCGCTGGGCCACGTGAATATCGAGAATTTCATGATGCTGTCCGGCATTCGCTTGCTGCATGTGCCGTATCGCGGCGCGGGCCCGGCCTTGAACGATGTGATGGGCGGGCAGGTGGACGCGATCACCGACAACCTGTCGTCGACGCTGCCGCAAGTGAAGGGCGGCAAGTTGCGGGCGCTGGCTGTGCTGGGCGCCGAGCGCTCGCCCTTGCTGCCGGACGTGCCCACCTACATTGAACTGGGTTACCCCGACATGGGCACGGGCGGTTGGTTTGGGCTGGTGGCCCCGGCGGGTACGCCCACGGCCGTGATCGACACGCTTAACCAGGCGGTGCGCGCGGCGATGAAAGATCCCGAGTTCCGCAAGAAGGCCGAAGACGTGGGTGGTACGCTGATGCCGACAACCCCCCAAGAGTTCCAGGACCAGATTCATCAGGCCCTGGCCCGCTACGCCAAGGTGGCCAAGGCCGCCAACATTCAGGCTGACTGA
- a CDS encoding N-formylglutamate amidohydrolase — MTLADFNVVSVHEPQGPALPLVCDSPHSGEHYPDDFGAVATRAQLRQGEDTHVDALWSAAPALGATLIAAHFPRVYIDPNRTLQDLDPELLAEPWPHALSPGEKTRLGKGLIWRRMDKATPIYDRKLSLAEVRHRIQAYYEPYHAALAQAIRQAEQRFGAVWHLNLHSMPNDAYERLGRQSEHPLADFVLGDRDGTTCEPEFIALIEKALRDLGYTVARNDPYKGVQLIAQIGQPALNRHSLQVEIRRPLYMDEVTRERNPGFELLRGHLSTVLEQVADYVRVRMDAVTSTK, encoded by the coding sequence ATGACGCTTGCCGATTTCAACGTGGTTTCCGTGCATGAACCCCAAGGGCCGGCGCTGCCGCTGGTCTGTGATTCACCGCACAGCGGCGAGCACTATCCCGATGATTTCGGGGCGGTGGCCACGCGGGCGCAATTGCGCCAGGGTGAAGACACGCACGTGGACGCGTTGTGGTCGGCGGCCCCCGCGCTGGGTGCGACCTTGATTGCGGCGCACTTTCCGCGCGTGTATATCGATCCGAATCGCACGCTGCAGGACCTGGACCCTGAACTGTTGGCCGAACCCTGGCCGCACGCGCTGTCGCCCGGTGAGAAAACCCGCCTGGGCAAAGGGCTGATCTGGCGTCGCATGGACAAAGCCACGCCCATCTACGACCGCAAGCTGAGCCTGGCCGAAGTGCGGCATCGCATCCAGGCGTATTACGAGCCTTACCACGCCGCCTTGGCGCAGGCGATCCGCCAGGCCGAGCAGCGCTTTGGCGCGGTGTGGCATCTGAACCTGCATTCCATGCCCAACGACGCTTACGAGCGCCTGGGTCGGCAAAGCGAACATCCGCTGGCTGATTTCGTGCTGGGTGACCGCGACGGCACGACGTGCGAACCGGAGTTCATCGCGTTGATCGAAAAGGCTTTGCGCGACCTGGGCTATACGGTGGCGCGCAACGACCCCTACAAAGGGGTGCAGTTGATTGCGCAGATTGGGCAGCCCGCGCTGAATCGGCACAGCCTGCAGGTGGAAATTCGCCGGCCCTTGTACATGGACGAGGTCACGCGCGAGCGCAACCCGGGCTTTGAATTGCTGCGCGGGCATCTGTCGACGGTACTGGAGCAGGTGGCCGACTACGTGCGCGTGCGCATGGATGCGGTTACATCGACAAAATAG
- a CDS encoding LysR substrate-binding domain-containing protein — translation MLNPLWLKTFTAAAAAPSFTEAARRLGLTQPTVSEHIRQLEQSVNRRLFLRDTHSLVLTSDGRSLLVHAEIILDAHERAERLFDAPRLRGRVRLGTSDDLAMGPLPDVLAAFRLAHPEVELDLTIGVTSDLYRLLDDNDLDVMIGKRRRGDRRGQTLHKEALLWRAKEGLRFAPDEPLPLILLREPSVTRTLTLDALARVGRSWQIVCTSTSYAGCQAAARAGLGITVQPSHLSTAGLAAPGGAIQLPALPQVEFIVISAPSPNKPTRALTEILMRSTLT, via the coding sequence ATGCTGAATCCCTTATGGCTCAAGACCTTCACCGCCGCGGCGGCCGCGCCCAGTTTCACGGAAGCCGCTCGCCGCCTGGGGCTGACGCAACCCACCGTCAGCGAACATATCCGGCAGTTGGAACAGTCGGTCAACCGGCGCCTGTTCCTGCGCGACACCCATTCACTGGTGCTGACCAGCGACGGCCGCAGCCTGCTGGTTCACGCCGAGATCATCCTTGACGCGCATGAGCGCGCCGAACGCCTGTTCGATGCGCCGCGCCTGCGCGGCCGCGTGCGGCTCGGCACGTCTGACGATCTGGCCATGGGGCCCCTGCCCGATGTGCTGGCCGCGTTTCGCCTGGCGCATCCGGAAGTCGAGCTGGACCTGACCATCGGCGTTACCAGTGATCTTTACAGACTGCTGGACGACAACGACCTGGATGTGATGATCGGCAAGCGCCGCCGTGGCGATCGCCGGGGCCAGACCCTGCACAAGGAAGCACTGCTGTGGCGCGCCAAGGAAGGTCTGCGCTTTGCGCCCGATGAGCCGCTGCCGCTGATTCTGCTGCGCGAACCCAGCGTCACGCGCACGCTTACGCTGGACGCGCTGGCGCGCGTGGGGCGCAGTTGGCAGATTGTGTGCACCAGCACCAGTTACGCGGGTTGCCAGGCGGCCGCCCGCGCGGGCTTGGGCATTACCGTGCAACCCTCGCACTTGTCCACGGCGGGCCTGGCCGCGCCGGGCGGCGCGATTCAGTTGCCGGCGTTGCCGCAGGTGGAATTCATCGTCATCTCGGCGCCGTCGCCCAACAAGCCCACCCGCGCGCTGACGGAAATCCTGATGCGCAGCACCTTGACCTGA